CAGGAGCTGTTCGGCGCCCTGGGCCGGCTGTGCAAACCCGGTTGCATCGTGGTCAGCAACACCTCCGGCCTGGTGCTCAGCGACATCGCCGTGCACTTCGAGCGCAAGGACCGCACCGGGCTGACCCACTACTTCGTGCCGCCCCACATCGTGCCCGGCGTCGAGGTGGCGAGGGGGCCCGCCACCAGCGACGAAACCTACGAGATCATCTGCGAGCTGATGCGGCGCACCGGGCGGATACCGATTCCGGTCCGGCGCGAGCTGCCCGGCTACCTGATCAACCGCCTGACCGCGGCCCTGTCGCGCGAAGCGCTGCGCCTGTGGGCCGAGGGGGTGGCCACCGCCGAGGATATCGAGCTCGGCGTGAAGAGCACCATCGGGTTCCGCATGCCGTTCCAGGGCCCGTTCGCCCACTACGACCTCTCCGGAGCCTGGCGTTGGCCTGACGACCCCGCGGCCCGCCGCAACCCGCTGCCGGAGCCGAGCGCGGAGGTACGCGCCAAGATCCAGGCGCGTATGGCCGAGCGCCGCCCGTGGTTCCATGACCCGGACCGCCTCGCGGAAGCCGCGCTGGTCCGCGACCGCGAGTTCGTGCGCCGCCGCAAGGCCCTCTACGGCATCCCCCACTACGGCCCGCCCGAGGCGAACGCCTGACCCGCGATCAGCCGGC
This portion of the Spirochaetaceae bacterium genome encodes:
- a CDS encoding 3-hydroxyacyl-CoA dehydrogenase family protein, encoding MQTEDIRRVGVAGGGTMGFGIAINFALAGYPTVVYDLTDEFLERTLANVRAALDLFVEEGLVTGQQADGAITRITTTTDLERLAVHSDFITEAIVERLADKQELFGALGRLCKPGCIVVSNTSGLVLSDIAVHFERKDRTGLTHYFVPPHIVPGVEVARGPATSDETYEIICELMRRTGRIPIPVRRELPGYLINRLTAALSREALRLWAEGVATAEDIELGVKSTIGFRMPFQGPFAHYDLSGAWRWPDDPAARRNPLPEPSAEVRAKIQARMAERRPWFHDPDRLAEAALVRDREFVRRRKALYGIPHYGPPEANA